One window of Siniperca chuatsi isolate FFG_IHB_CAS linkage group LG19, ASM2008510v1, whole genome shotgun sequence genomic DNA carries:
- the LOC122866327 gene encoding GTPase IMAP family member 4 isoform X1, with the protein METSRQLQTAAGDASGPDEEARKAAAAKAANRLPEVRLVMLGWRWPGKSLTGNTIIGREEFRLERAAEFCVKRQAEVLERQVTVVDTPGWFSAQDTPPSYKEELVRGASLCPPGPHAFLLVIPVGMFTEVDRARIEEHVSLFGERVWKHTIVVFSWAEVLRTISIERYIRREGKDLKWVLEKCKRRYFVINNCIFGEHPQVGRLLERVEKMVAEEGGYYIPEEVEKEKKPLDENQNPAREVRELGARPKQKSSLSLSNAMEVDPLSSE; encoded by the exons ATGGAAACGAGTAGACAACTTCAGACGGCAG CCGGAGATGCCTCTGGACCAGATGAGGAGGCCAGAAAGGCAGCTGCAGCCAAGGCGGCTAACCGCCTGCCTGAAGTTCGTCTGGTGATGCTGGGCTGGAGGTGGCCGGGGAAGAGCCTGACTGGAAACACCATCATAGGCCGAGAGGAGTTTCGCTTGGagcgagcagctgagttctgtgtGAAGAGACAGGCGGAGGTGTTGGAGCGGCAGGTGACTGTCGTGGACACTCCAGGCTGGTTTTCCGCCCAGGATACACCACCCTCCTATAAAGAGGAGCTAGTGAGGGGAGCATCTCTTTGTCCTCCAGGTCCACACGCCTTCCTGCTTGTCATCCCTGTGGGCATGTTCACGGAGGTCGACCGTGCTCGCATTGAGGAGCACGTGAGCCTCTTTGGTGAGCGTGTGTGGAAGCATACGATTGTGGTTTTCAGCTGGGCGGAGGTGTTGAGGACCATTTCAATCGAGAGGTATATTCGCAGGGAGGGCAAGGACTTGAAATGGGTGCTGGAAAAGTGTAAGCGAAGGTATTTTGTCATTAACAACTGCATATTCGGGGAGCATCCCCAGGTAGGACGCTTGCTGGAGAGAGTGGAGAAGATGGTGGCAGAGGAGGGGGGCTACTACATCccagaggaggtggagaaagagaagaaaccTCTGGATGAGAACCAGAATCCAGCCAGGGAGGTGCGGGAGCTGGGGGCTCGACCCAAACAGAAATCAAGCCTGAGCTTGTCAAATGCCATGGAGGTGGATCCGCTTTCCAGTGAGTGA
- the LOC122866327 gene encoding GTPase IMAP family member 4 isoform X2 yields the protein METSRQLQTAAGDASGPDEEARKAAAAKAANRLPEVRLVMLGWRWPGKSLTGNTIIGREEFRLERAAEFCVKRQAEVLERQVTVVDTPGWFSAQDTPPSYKEELVRGASLCPPGPHAFLLVIPVGMFTEVDRARIEEHVSLFGERVWKHTIVVFSWAEVLRTISIERYIRREGKDLKWVLEKCKRRYFVINNCIFGEHPQVGRLLERVEKMVAEEGGYYIPEEVEKEKKPLDENQNPAREVRELGARPKQKSSLSLSNAMEVDPLSN from the exons ATGGAAACGAGTAGACAACTTCAGACGGCAG CCGGAGATGCCTCTGGACCAGATGAGGAGGCCAGAAAGGCAGCTGCAGCCAAGGCGGCTAACCGCCTGCCTGAAGTTCGTCTGGTGATGCTGGGCTGGAGGTGGCCGGGGAAGAGCCTGACTGGAAACACCATCATAGGCCGAGAGGAGTTTCGCTTGGagcgagcagctgagttctgtgtGAAGAGACAGGCGGAGGTGTTGGAGCGGCAGGTGACTGTCGTGGACACTCCAGGCTGGTTTTCCGCCCAGGATACACCACCCTCCTATAAAGAGGAGCTAGTGAGGGGAGCATCTCTTTGTCCTCCAGGTCCACACGCCTTCCTGCTTGTCATCCCTGTGGGCATGTTCACGGAGGTCGACCGTGCTCGCATTGAGGAGCACGTGAGCCTCTTTGGTGAGCGTGTGTGGAAGCATACGATTGTGGTTTTCAGCTGGGCGGAGGTGTTGAGGACCATTTCAATCGAGAGGTATATTCGCAGGGAGGGCAAGGACTTGAAATGGGTGCTGGAAAAGTGTAAGCGAAGGTATTTTGTCATTAACAACTGCATATTCGGGGAGCATCCCCAGGTAGGACGCTTGCTGGAGAGAGTGGAGAAGATGGTGGCAGAGGAGGGGGGCTACTACATCccagaggaggtggagaaagagaagaaaccTCTGGATGAGAACCAGAATCCAGCCAGGGAGGTGCGGGAGCTGGGGGCTCGACCCAAACAGAAATCAAGCCTGAGCTTGTCAAATGCCATGGAGGTGGATCCGCTTTCCA ATTAA
- the chmp4c gene encoding charged multivesicular body protein 4c — protein MSKISKLFKGSSSSKHHGSRGGPSPQEAIHKLRETEEMLTKKQDYLEKRIEQEIMIAKKNGTKNKRAALQALKRKKRLEQQLTQIDGTLSTIEFQREALENSHTNTEVLKNMGYAAKAMKKVHENMDIDKIDDLMQDITEQQDVAREISDAISRPFGETFDEDELLAELAELEQEELEDNMKRMGGLPSAPSARLPSAPPSQRATTKKRVEDDDDMRMLASWAT, from the exons ATGAGCAAAATCTCGAAATTATTCAAGGGGAGCTCCAGCTCTAAACACCACGGGTCGCGGGGAGGACCTTCACCGCAAGAGGCCATCCACAAACTCCGGGAAACAGAGGAAATGTTGACGAAGAAACAAGACTACCTGGAGAAGAGGATAGAGCAGGAAATTATGATAGCCAAGAAGAATGGCACAAAAAACAAGCGCG CTGCCCTGCAGGCCTTGAAGAGGAAGAAGCGCTTGGAGCAGCAGCTCACCCAGATCGATGGCACGCTCTCAACCATTGAGTTTCAGAGGGAAGCTTTGGAGAactcacacaccaacacagaggTCCTGAAGAACATGGGCTATGCTGCCAAGGCCATGAAGAAGGTCCACGAGAACAT GGACATTGACAAGATAGATGATCTGATGCAGGACATCACGGAGCAACAAGACGTGGCCCGAGAGATCAGCGATGCTATCTCCAGACCTTTCGGCGAGACATTTGACGAG GATGAGCTGCTGGCAGAGCTGGCAGAGCTGGAACAGGAGGAGCTTGAGGACAACATGAAGAGAATGGGTGGATTACCCAGCGCGCCCAGCGCCAGACTGCCTTCAGCACCGCCCAGTCAGCGTGCAA CAACCAAGAAAAGGGTTGAAGATGATGACGACATGCGTATGCTGGCATCGTGGGCAACTTAA